The DNA window ATGTATGACAGTTTTGCCTGACGATTAATAATGCCCAACCAATCAGATTGATGACATCCCATATTGATAAATGATAACCAGTTCTGTACATAGTGTAGTTCTTAAAGTTATTCTCTATGTGATTTGTGAAGGATAATTACCTACAGAGGATACTATGAAATCTGAATATTAAGTGATTGATAGGATTGTGAAACTGGGGGATCAGTAATGTGTACCACATTCAGGTTATGAGGACTTTACTTTTGCACGTTGGTCGTGAGGCGATACTTCGATTTGAAGGTTACTGTTGGAATGCagtgcacatatgtatatatttgtataggtaTGGACTGACCTGTGGGATTTGTCTAATAAATCTCTCCTTGAGATTAGACCTGTACACTAGTGTTTTTCCTTCACGTGTCTTTTCTCCCCTTTCCTGATTCTGTTTACTAACAGGCATGGACTACACaaccctctctctttttcttttgtttgatcTTGGTGGCTTTGTGTCTTCTTAGTAGCTTCCTGTTTCTCTGTCCAGCATGTAATAAACACTGGGTGTTGGTCACGATCCAGACCTCGCTTTTGAGTTTGTATTGAAGTCCTCTCTTTtactacagccctgaagaagtttagGCTTAttgccatgatgaaacacatgttgtctgtactttgtggctgttttctgtatgGAACACTGATATGATATGTACCACAAGATGATCAGTGCCTGATCAAGACAAGATTTTTACACTAAAATGCCTTGTTACTGAGAAGACATTGAAATAAAAGCACCAAGAAGCCTTACTGCTGGGACACTGAATTATACTCTTACATTGAGTGCTCATAGAATGCTGTGATTACAGAATGACTAATCCCATTTTACTGGGAGATGGTATACAAATCAGGTGGTTTGGTACGGACCCTTGCACTGAAGCACCTTTTGTGGATACCGTTTacccttttttaaacatatttgtctATATACTGGTGAGCGTCAGATCATTgcccaagctaccaagagggagtGTGGAttataatcagggccactagaattatgtgattgtgcggctgcagacatttttgcataattatagatttgtcacataatccatgatCTGCTGCACAtttttcagattttaacaaaaaaaaaattctagctcaatGGGTTCAAAATTTACTAAAAACTGAGCACCAGGTGTTGCTTCGCAGTAGAAGGCCTTTTAGAAAGCTTGacaggtcacctttctgttgcttattgctaaatttgggtcttaaactggtactaatgaggtgcctcaatgcccagacagtgttaacaggtGTTAAACGTACAATATACTGAAGTAATActatacaaaacatatttttgtataGTATTACTTTTTGCCCCAtaatttgccattttcttgtcGCATAATTTGCTCAACCATGCCACTTCATTTACTCaaccatgccgcataattccagcagccgactataatgttgctccatgtacAGAACAAATCTAAGCCACATCAATAATTCCTTACCTCTTAGTTCATTAACAGCATTGTTCCCAGAGTCAGGGGGAGgatgttggacctgtccctttgcCTCACcgcagatttttgccttcttttgctgtACGTATTTTTGTTGGCatcaagactctgtgcactttactgctactaaccagtgctaaaatgtgtgtgcttgctttctaaaacatggttacattgccATTATACCAAATTGGTCCAGTTAATTTACTAGTAAGCCTCTATTACATGGTACCACATGTACAAGGTgtgcaaattaaatactactagtggggctGAAGCACTTATTCTGCCACCCTCTAAAgtatcctttaaaacatgttccaagcctgccattgcagcctactgtgcagctttaaactagcatttcGACCTGACTAAATAAACCTTTAGCCAAGCCtacaccttcttttttaatatctATAAGTAACCCCTAACTTATAGTTACCTGGGCCTGTTAATGGTTCCCCATCAAGAAAGTCTATTGGGCCTTCAAACTGAACAAAAAGACCTGGGTGTAGCTGAGAGTgggtcttcctggcaggatggtCGAAGAGGGGCTATACCCTGCCCTGATTAAATTTCAAAGCCCCTTgcccacagcacacacaaaggaaaccAAAACTAGACCTGCTCTTGCCTTTGGCTCCCTATATAGACTGGAGCAAAGACGAgctgaagaactgaccagaacctgtATTAGGGTAGGTAAGGGTCTCCCACACCAAGGctggaaccaggtataaatattgtacatccagaaccactcatcagaacactcctggacctgtgaataatTCAGAAAAAGGACTGACCTACTgtgtgaaggactgccttgctgtgtgaagaaggaagactggacctgcttgctttgATCCCAGGCTACCAAGAGTGATTCGAAGGATCAGTTGACTGACCTCTGGTGTGAGCTACAGAGAAACAACGAGCTTCCAGAGGCCCCCTTGCAACTGCCCAGCATACTTGCACCAACTGGACATGCCTGGACCCGCCTGAGTTCTTTTGCTACCCTCTTCTGGGATGAGTCCTGATTCCTAAGAGGTGCGACACCCAGGTCCCAGACACTTGACTGACATCAGTGAGAGCTCCTCCTGAAGTAAAAGTTGAAAATCCTGAAGTGCTGGCTCTTTGTGGCGTAAAATGGGCCTATTCGCACCAAAACTGACTCCCATGGTGACCACTAACATGAAGCCCCGGTGGGTCCTGCTCTTTGCACTGACAGCAACTGTCTGCAACGACCAACAATTCAAAACCTTCACTTTGTGTCAACAGCGACTATCAGTGATGATCAACTAacacgaagctccagcaatgaccagcTGTTAGCACTGCAGCAACGACCCTCCACGATGCTCGACCTGTTCTTCACGCAGAAAGTCCCCTCCTCGCAGCATCGACCAACACTAATGGAACTCTTCTTGCAGGACCGGGGAAAGTAactcttcagctggactaacctgggccCTGTATCCAAACCATGCTTCATTGCGGTCCACCTGACTTTGTGACTTTCCCCCACTCTAGACAGACTAGATAACCATGAGtggagcttttgtgtttcttgCCACTATTTTCACCAATACATTTTAACTTTATTATCtctggtcctactgattggatttttgttgttctagaatttcatttattaaagtttgctctgtttgtctaccTTGATTTGAAATTTTccttgcgttttcactttattgccatttgtgtgctgcataaatactttacatattgcctctaagatacgcctgactgcttttaGGCCAAGCtaacagaaggttaagcacaggttaattaattTAGTCACCTTTgtagttcactctgacaaggacttTGGGTGTTGCTCGTGAGGATTCCCGCACTCTCAGCCAATAACCTAATTTCCTACAGGAGAGATAAATGTTTCCAAGTTCACACTAAATTCAAACTAATACTTTAAATCAATACCTGTCAATACaattatatattctgaaatactatgGTATAACATTTCTGCATTTTAACAAAATACATGTttctgaattttgaagagactttacaaATTGTGTTGCATGAATTACTTGCCAGTAGACGCAAGGATATGAAAGCAAGGTTGGAGCCTGGGTGATTGTAATGGTACTTTGGGCCAAGCTTTTGGAGTTGGAAATGTTTCCTTGGAATCGGGTCACATACCAAGTAAATGCAGGATTACAGGAGTAGGATTTTGTTCGAAGATAAGAAATAGTATTTCCTTTGCAGCCGGAATGGGTGAAGTCAGGCTAGGATACTAGTAATTACCAAGAGCTGGAATGAAGACCTGGAAAGAGCAGACTATTCTCCACCAGCAATCTCCTTTaggcttctttctttccttttcggtgtgcaatgtgtgcttcaACGCCACTGGAAGGCAACACGCAGGAGGGCTAAGGCAAATGAAGAGGCTCAGGAATAAACAGACCAACACTTTGGCAGTCCACCCTTTTAGATGGTGTGTAACAAAAATTGATCTACTAGCTTCTGGGCACATTGCATTCTGGGAGAATCTCATCTCAGAGTAGGCGTTTTTTAGTCTTCTTCCTTCTGTTTTATTCGGGGCTTCtgacagtaaaaaaatatatatatatatatatttatatattacaggGCAGACCTGATGCAGGCTTTAAATGTTTTTCAGCCTTGCTAGTGCCCTCTGCGTGATCCTTACATTAGCCCTACTTCTTGGCCAGGGTGAGGGGGAGCATCAACTCAGTGAAAATAGTGGGTGTATGCCGCTCACCCCTTAATTGCCCCTGAGCCAGAGCTACATAAACTGCCGTGCTGCGCGCACATGGAGCAGTACCATATGACAGGAACAGGGTGAGCAGAAGGAGAGCGCAAGGAAAAGCCATCCCGGTGGGAGCAAGGGGAGCTGCATGATGGACTCTGCAAACACGGATTAAGAAGATGGCCTCGTGGGAAGAAGAGAAAGGGGGCTGCAAGATGCAAGATGCGAGTCGCATATCAATGTTACTACCCAGTAGAGCAACATGTTGAGAGGCACTAGCAGAAAACTCTGCAAGGCATAGGAGGCATTACTTCTCACATGTTTACATATGTGAAAAGTCATATCAGCCTTGTGGACCAATGTCTAAATCCAGTTAGCCCACAGTTGCCAATGGCCGAAAGCAGTTATCAAAAATATATGTATGAGTATTTTGAGTGATTACAATATCTATCGCCAGGCAACTAAAGCGTTCTGTAGCAGAGACCTAAAATTGTTTGAGCAtttgctcaactgtaataagtcaTTACAGTTGAGTTACTATGCCATAATGCCTCCTGGCAAAGCCAGGAGACAGTGTGAAAGGCAGGTCACGGAGCAAGAGTATATCTGCTTTTTAATGAACAGAAATGAAAAACAGCTTTTCCTTTCTTCTGAACTCAAAGTAAGCAGTCATCAAGCTGGATTCctaggagagtgaagaggagggagtatAGGATTAAGTGCCATCTGCTCTGCATTACAAGGGTATTGCAAGTGACAGACGTTTCATGCCCCTCTAAAGGAATTAACATTCATTAGCAGAAcagtgactctttttttttttttttgcagggtaaCAGTGCAAAACAGGAAAGCATGAATTGCTCTTTATGTTATCACATTATAATGAAAGCATTTTTAAATGACTTACATTAAACTGCTGATGTCTGTGCAACAAATTACTGTGCTTTGGCTAGCTTAATTGCGACACAGTACACATTCTACATATTTGGAACCTTGTCCATTCATACCAAGGAGCAAGATACCAATGACTTCATCTTTTGGTGAGACTGTAATGGTGTTATTGTGTACTAAAATGAATAAAGCACCCTCTGCCATGAGTTAAACTTATATTGCAAGTTACCTGATAGTTCTATGAGCTCATGAATTAACTCTGCTCTTAGATGCACTCCTTTAGAGGGGCATGAAGCTTCTGTCACTTGCAATACCCTTATAATGCAGAGCAGATGACGCTTTATCCTATACTCGCTCCCCTTCACTCTCCTAGGAATCCAGCTTGATGACTGCTTACTTAGAGGTCCAATAACAGTGCTGTCTTCCACAACTGGTTAACTCCCTTGTCAATCACACTCTTGTTTAATTTATCCCTTCACCACTTCACTCGCTCCCAAGATATGGTTTTTGGTCACCTAAAATGTGCATATCGCAGAGATTTGCGGGTATTCCAAAGTCCTGATGAGGCTTCAGCATCATAATTATGTTCCAGGATAGTAAAAGAGTAGTGATTAGAATGAGTCCACCAATACACTGCAAAAATGGTTGCTAATTAATAGACCCAGAAAAGGACTATTGCCTTAATCATTAGCATATCGACATGCTTCACTATTCCATTGACAAAACTAAGGAAAGGTGGTAAAAAAATATTGCGGTAAGGAAAAAATTAAAACCATCTGCAAAATGCATGCCATCTAATTCAAATGACAGTCCACTGATCCAGTCTTCAACTGCAAGCCTCCAGCACTTATGTGAATGCTCTTCAGGACCTATCCTGATACTACACTTCACTCCAGTACTAGTTTACTCCTATGCTCTGCTTTACTGAACTCCATTACCTGTTATAGTCCACTCTACTTAGATGTGTAATTTACTGCACCCAGCCAGCTACAATAGCTACCCTTTCACTGGAGTGTATATTCAACTGTAAACAGTCTATTCTGGACTGCAGTGCACCAACTTATACACTCTCCTGCTACAGTCCATCATACTGGCTGTTGTACTTTAtggaactcaggccctcattacaactttggcggacaaAAACACCCGTCTGCCAAAGCCGTGCGGTTAGAAAACTGCCAGTGCGGTCCGACCgctaccgcgagtctggcagtcctatgactgccagactcataatgaggggctcAGTCTCTTGTTACCTCCCACTGGCATGTCTACTAGATGCATATTGTATTAAGTCACCTGCTATGGTGCACACCACTAGCTTATACAATCTATTGCGACCAGTCTTCTTTCAGAGTCCACCTCCATTAGAATTTATACTATAATGCTCCCAGTCTCTGGCTAGTTGACCCACTGCCATCTAGACTCATTTCCATTGAACCTCCTGCTAAATGCCCAACACCACCAACATGTATCTTTTGTTGCACTCAGTCTCCTTCTACATAACTGCCATCCCCCTACTAGTGTAGATACTCTACTGCACCCAGTCTCCTGCTAAAACCCCACTGCCAGTGCTACTATCCCCCCACTAGTGTGAATACTCTGTTGCAAACAGTCCTCACTAGCTTGCATAATACTGCAGCCAATCTCTAGCTGCAGCCCCCTTTCTTTATTGATAAGTATAACCATCAATGAACTCACCAACAAACGTACCAAGTCTTTTCATACAATCCCACTAAGTTTTCATTATACACTACTTCAGCTGAGCTCCTCCTACATTCCATCTCACTAATTCATAATCTAATGCCTCTTGTAGATCAAATATCCTGCTATACGTCTTTCTGTTGGTGTGTGAATATTCTACAGCAATTCACCAACCCAGTCTGTGTGTTTGTAGTCTATTGCACTGATGTATCTATGGTAGCCTACAGCATTATGGTCTGCAATCTTATGTCTGTTCCATGAAAGTATCCTTTTGATTTTGCGTATGAAGTAAAACACTGGACTCCAACATCTGAATCTGACGGTGCGCACCCAAGTACATTgtttatacaaataaataaattaccCAAACGGTGCTTGTAGAACAAAATTTACTGcacaacaaagtttaaaaaaagaagagagtcAAGTCAAATGACAATAAAAAAAGAGTGGGATTTATTAAGGGAGCTACCGGCTTTGGCTCCAGATTCCAGTTTGCTGTACAGGAGAATGCCTGTGTGCTTGCCAGTGGGGTAAAGCAAGATCACTTTCTCTGGAGAAATCCAGTAATGCTTCCACCAACAGTAGAATCTGTCTTGCAGTGCCTTACCAAATGGAAGGGTAAGGTAATGTGACCATTGCCTTTCCTACTGTAGCAAGCAAATGCGCAATTTAAAGCCTGAACAGGATTCAAGTCTTTGATGCAGATCCATTCCAATCATGAATGAAGCTGAAATAAAAGGTCAATGGTAAAGGTCTGTGATAGGGTTTCTTGCATAGGAATCGCAAGTTGTAGTACGAGGTGCGTGCTCAAGGAATCTCCCTATTATTCAACTTACTGGTATGAGTCAAGTCCTTGTTATATTTTAATGCCAATTCAAAGTTGGAATTCATCTCTCTGCCATCTCATCCAAGAGAAAGAATGTTGACATCTACATCAAGGAATTGGCCAGTGTAACTGCAGAAGAACTACTTATTGTGTCACCTCTGCCCAGGCAGATGTTATGAAACCTGATGACACTCATTTCCAAGCTCTTGGCACTGGTCTTCTAGTATGCCTCGGAAAACGTCAAAGTGATGGTTCAAGTCCCTCCTGGAATGGATTCGATACTTTGATCCAAGAGCTCCATCAGGTGATGGAGTGCCATAAAATACTCGCTGGATCCGCGAATGCAGCAGCGCCATAGCACACATGGTACATGGCTCCCGGGTAACATATAAATCAAAGCCTGTGCATATATATGGAAGCCCAACTGCAGTGGGATGAGTACCAGCTGGAGAATCTACTGCATCTATCTCTGCACATTCATTGTTGTTAGGTGATAAAAAGAATTTACAGTCTGGGTAAATATCATAGTTGTACACCCCTCCACCTTGTGCATGAGACACCAGATCAATTCCCACTATGGACGCGTGGAGCAGGGGGTTACACCCTTGTCTACAGTCATGTCCCACAGCAATCACTGCTCCAGTGCTAGAGTTGACGACAACAGCCCCCACTGCCTCCATACCTATTGCTGCCCCGCATTTTGCGGCCTGTATGGCCTGATCCATGTACTTCTGCATCCTGTTTTTCTCCTCCCAGGAGAACAGCTGTCCGTCAAGGGCCTTGGTCACCAGCTTATTTTCATGAAAAGATGTAGGCCAGTGAGCACTGGATTCCCTAAACTGAGGCCTAGTCAGTGGGGGCCTAGCAGGAACCTGCACAACAAAGGGCTCTCCAAGACTAGAGCACTCTGCTTTAACAGTAGGAAGAAGTTCACGCAATGACAGAGCACTTTCCTCTTTCTGCAAGGGGCTTGCAAGGCAGATTAATATTTCTACATCATGTTGGCGAGGCTCCTCTTTACAAGCACGCACCCTCTTTAGATGTTGAAGACCAGGCAGCGGATAGATGGCTGACACCTCCTTAACCAGGCGGGAGGTTTCTTTCTTACAAAGAATTGGAGCTGCATAGGCTGGGAGAAGCTCCACGCCTTGGCACTCCTCCTCTGAAAGCACAGGCAGGATCTCCCAGGAGAAGCACTCTGAATCGGAAGTTCTCCTTCGTTTGCATCTTGGCCCTGTCAGAACATATTCATCATCTTGGGAAGGTGGCATCTTGtctggaaataaaagaaaaaaaaagcacacaGAAAAGTGATGAAATGCACGGAACCAGCAACACAGGTAAAGTACTAATAACAGATTATACAACTTGTTCCTAGAATATAAATCAATCTACAATCCTTAGCACCCAATCAAATCAAATTAAATGGATGTACACACTGACTCCTGGCTTCCTACCAAACTGATAATGCCTCATGTCTTCCATCTCTTTCCTATCAGCTCTCCATGGTGTTTTATTCCAAGTGCTCAGTTTCTCCCCTCACAGATCGGATGGTAGGTACTTCATTATAATGACCATATTTTTTGTAAACTCAGTGCAGGGTAGTTTTTCTCCTGCTTTTGATGCTGTGACAAACATACTCAAAGAATGCCAAGTGTACCATGAGCATGTACACTCCACTCATAGAACACAATGGAAGGTACTACCAAGAAAGAGTTTGAAAGAGTAAAACACGCATATAAATACTTTCCTGTGGATGAGTTCTCTCATTGTTTTACATAAAGCATCTATCTGTACTCTTACAATACTGACTGCAGCTTTCTGTCCTGGCCCCCCTAAAACAGGAACTGACTTAGGAGAGAGGGTAGTTGTTGCATCTATACCCCAGCCTGGGATGTAGCCATGTGAAGCGGGAGGAAAGCAATTTCTCCATTTTTTTACTGGATGATTTTGCTTAGACAGAagcatatttatgtattttttttaatatgtatgaaatatataAAGTATGAAACAGGCAATGAGACAGGTCCAGTCTCCGCACCTGTATTAACCACTTTCACCTCTAAGGGCAATACTGCACTTGCAAGCATTGCCTGAACATTTACATGCAGACCCTCATACAGAAGCAGGCACTCTCTCAAGATATGCATGAACACAAGGACTTATTGTTTGCATAAAAGAAAGGAACACCCCTCATACAAACAGTAATACAACATAAAAGCAACGGATGTCATCAAAGAATACTGCATTGTTCTCACCTAGCAGGGAGATGTCCACATATCTGCAGTCATCCAAAGGAGCCTAAGCAAGAAGTGGGCACCTTCCGCTTAAAGCTGTGTAATTTCACCCAACAGAAGATTGTCTCCTACCCTATGCAACTTAGCAACAAAATGAGCAACTCCTCAAAAAGGACTAATACTACCTTCTACAAATCGCTGCCATGAATCACCTATTGGCAATCATTAATTTCTCAAGAGGCTAGCATTCCCAATCAGAAAGGCCCTCCCAAAAATAAGAATAGACAATActtcatcaaaataaaaaataaaaacatcatgcACCCTCTTACTACTCTCAAGAGGCACACACCTTTCCAAATAATCTGGTTACCCCAGAGAGAGCACATTCCTTCACTGTGACTGTCAGTTTCCCTGTTGGTGGCCGTCCCAACCCAAATTCAGTAAAATGAAAACCTATTTTTAACCAAAATGGATTATTTTCTCCTTAGCTGCTTAGAGTGACCAGGAGCCAGAATCATGACATCCCTACAAATTATAACAATTAAACTAAATAAAGGCCAGAGGAAAAATAGCTTTTGTTCACTGCCTGGTTAACAAACAATCTTTGAGGCAGAATTCTATGAACTTAGACTGAGGGTTGAAAAGCTTGTGAGGGAGTGCTGTATTTTTAGGAGTTTCTTTTCAGTAAAAGAAGCTTACTACACAAGTCAACCTAAACAACACACAATATTAGTAGTTATATCCACAGTTACAGTATATAATAGTTCCAATATTTAGACAAAAAAAACATATTGCATTGCAGGAGCCAGTCATCCATAACAAGATTATTATGCAAGCAAATCTCAATGTTTTGCAATCAAAACAACAAATGCTTATGTGTCAATAGCATCACAATGCTGCTACTTTCTTATACTCTTACAAAAATGATACCACATGATTCTAAACAGTATTTACATACATTGTACAAACTTCTACAATACCACATTGTAACTTGACTTGATTCTCCAAATAGTCCTTGTCTTAgtgtcttagggggtgattcttaccttggcgggcggcggaggccgcccgccaaagtacccccgccagaacaccgcaccgcggtcgtcagaccgctgcggtgattctgggatttccactgggctggcgggcgaccgccaaaaggccgcccgccagcccagtggaaatcaaccttcccacgaggacgccggctctgaatggagccggcggagtgggaaggtgcgacgggtgctgttgcacccgtcgcgtatttcagtgtctgcaaagcagacactgaaatacaaagtggggccctcttacgggggcccctgcagtgcccatgccactggcatgggcactgcaggggcccccaggggccccaagacaccccataccgccatcctgttcctggggggagaaccgtcaggaacaggatggcggtatgggctgtcagattctccatggcggcgcagcttgctgcgccgccatggaggatccattagggcagcggaaaaccgtcgggagaccgccggttttccgcatctgaccgctgccctgcggggcaccgccagcctgttggcggtgctcccgccaaccctggccccggcggtccatgaccgccggggtcagaatgacctccttagtGTCTTCACATACCATTCCTGCCCTTCCAATAATAGAATATCAAAAATAGACGTAATTATGACATTGTGAGTAGAAGAGGCACCAATCTGGCCCAATTATATGCCACATGGTTTTATAATATATAAGCCTTTGCTTTACATGTGACAATTAACAACAATAATGGTAACAACTAAAAGGCAAGCAATGCAACTCAATACACAGCAACAAGCTATTGCTttataaaacaattaaataaataaaaagtctgCTATCCTGCCCAACAACCTAGGCACTATTTTGGAGCATTTCAGTACACTGCTACAGGTATCATTAGGTTGAACGTAAGCactcaacctcttgtatacttttagtatacttcttatggcttaaaggtatttcattttttgattgcagtgtcttttaaaaattcttgctcgttaGTGGTCAGTACTGCTTTTTACGCACTCCTTTTCCTGTTTCagggcagtgaccaactactgtattattccactttggtttctttatctgttactGTGAAGGGTTATTTTTGTTATTTCCTTGGTGCTcctctttcactgtgggtgttttaggctggtagctgcctgcattttattgcagcattcagttcctcccatgtcgctgacattttgttttggctttattccagtgctgtcctcgtttacctctggctcctaaaataagcttatttcacAAAAGAAACATCCTGTGGTTTAGCTCACTGttcatgaaagccacaatatgtcctttctggtagaatgtagctaaacctaaaaGCAATGATTTGAAACCTGATTAGCCTCGCATCACATCCCAtctcgagtctctctctccagggcccttcctaaaggacattttgcaagagtatgcAGTGACTTGCAGAATAAACAAGTACACATGGTGGAACCAGATAATCAGGTAAAAAAGAAGTTTGTATTTAAAGTAAAACAGAAGGAAGAAGACACACAATTTTCATCATGAAAAATTATCTTAGACATTGAACCTACTACTGAGTTTGTGGACCCTGTCCTCCCTATACACTCTTAGACAAGAAATCTTTTGAAAGTATGTTTCCTGGTAGTACTGAAGAACTAGAAAGACCAGGCATCACACCAGGGGGTTCAATGGGGATTGGATTACACTGACAGATTAAAATAAGGCAGATTtgttttcaaaggcagaaatacagTGGGAAAAGTGGCTGTAACCAATAAAGGGACAAATCTGCTTGGGCGAAGGCATCAAAAAGAATTAGGTATGAAGCTGGACCCAAGCCGATTAGAACCTGTTCTGCTTGTAAACCCTATGTATTGGGAGAAAAAGTGTGCAGTGAATTCCCCAGGGTGTTTTTGGATGAATTGGGGTTACTAAGGGATTACTAACATCACATTTGCTTAAAAGCTAAAGCTAGACCTGTACATAAAGTGAGGCCAATACGTCTATTGTTGCATACATCCCTCAAGGAAGAATAAGAAATTACTGAGCCAGGATGTAATTGAGCCATTAAAAAGTTTAGAATGGCTGGCCACAACAGTAATAGCCCACAAGTCTACCAAAGGGCAaataaggctttgtgtcgatttgtgGGACCTTATCTCCAACATTCTTGTTGACAGACACCTTTTGCCCCACGCTGATTGAGGATGCTTCCTTCTTTGTTTTCCTAGATCCCTCTGCCATGTACCATCAATTGGAGCTAGCTCCCCAATAAAGTCACTCTAACGTCTTTCATCACACCCCTGGGAGCCTTTCAATACCAACATATGGTCTTTGGCCTTGCGTCAGTGGTGGCTGGGGCCCAAAGAATCATGCAACATCTACTGCAAGGGTTCCAGCGCCAGCCCACCATGTGCTTTCAAGACAATATTCTAATCTATGGCACCAATGAGGAAAACCTTAACATCACTCTTAGAAAGGTTCTCACTAGGCTTAGAGATGCAGGCCTAACCATTCAGAAAGAAAAAGTGTCACACAGGAGTGAAAGCTGTAGATTACTTAGGGAACACCATCTCCCAAGATGGAATTAAACCAAAGCATGACTTAGTAGAAGCAATTAATAAAACTCCAGCACCTTTCCAATAAAGAAGAACTCAAGTCATTCCTAGGGTTATCAGAGTTTTATCCACAATTTGTCCAAACTTTTGCTACAATTGTAGAACCCATATGCTGCTTACTCAAGGGCATGGGTCTGTTTGTAATGAGGGTGGGGGAACTG is part of the Pleurodeles waltl isolate 20211129_DDA chromosome 4_2, aPleWal1.hap1.20221129, whole genome shotgun sequence genome and encodes:
- the ADAT3 gene encoding probable inactive tRNA-specific adenosine deaminase-like protein 3 isoform X2, translating into MPPSQDDEYVLTGPRCKRRRTSDSECFSWEILPVLSEEECQGVELLPAYAAPILCKKETSRLVKEVSAIYPLPGLQHLKRVRACKEEPRQHDVEILICLASPLQKEESALSLRELLPTVKAECSSLGEPFVVQVPARPPLTRPQFRESSAHWPTSFHENKLVTKALDGQLFSWEEKNRMQKYMDQAIQAAKCGAAIGMEAVGAVVVNSSTGAVIAVGHDCRQGCNPLLHASIVGIDLVSHAQGGGVYNYDIYPDCKFFLSPNNNECAEIDAVDSPAGTHPTAVGLPYICTGFDLYVTREPCTMCAMALLHSRIQRVFYGTPSPDGALGSKYRIHSRRDLNHHFDVFRGILEDQCQELGNECHQVS
- the ADAT3 gene encoding probable inactive tRNA-specific adenosine deaminase-like protein 3 isoform X1, yielding MAVSNDKMPPSQDDEYVLTGPRCKRRRTSDSECFSWEILPVLSEEECQGVELLPAYAAPILCKKETSRLVKEVSAIYPLPGLQHLKRVRACKEEPRQHDVEILICLASPLQKEESALSLRELLPTVKAECSSLGEPFVVQVPARPPLTRPQFRESSAHWPTSFHENKLVTKALDGQLFSWEEKNRMQKYMDQAIQAAKCGAAIGMEAVGAVVVNSSTGAVIAVGHDCRQGCNPLLHASIVGIDLVSHAQGGGVYNYDIYPDCKFFLSPNNNECAEIDAVDSPAGTHPTAVGLPYICTGFDLYVTREPCTMCAMALLHSRIQRVFYGTPSPDGALGSKYRIHSRRDLNHHFDVFRGILEDQCQELGNECHQVS